One genomic region from Microcystis panniformis FACHB-1757 encodes:
- a CDS encoding P-II family nitrogen regulator, which translates to MKKVEAIIRPFKLEEVKIALVNAGIVGMTVSEVRGFGRQKGQSERYRGSEYTVEFLQKLKIEIVVEDKQVDMVVDKLISAARTGEIGDGKIFISPVEQIVRIRTGEKDLEAI; encoded by the coding sequence TTGAAGAAAGTAGAAGCGATTATCCGACCCTTTAAACTGGAAGAGGTGAAAATCGCCCTAGTTAATGCGGGCATTGTCGGGATGACCGTCTCCGAAGTTAGAGGTTTCGGTCGTCAGAAAGGTCAATCGGAACGTTATCGCGGTTCCGAGTACACCGTCGAATTTCTCCAAAAACTCAAGATCGAGATCGTCGTCGAAGATAAGCAAGTCGATATGGTCGTCGATAAGCTGATTTCGGCAGCCCGTACCGGTGAAATCGGAGACGGTAAAATCTTCATCTCCCCCGTGGAACAGATCGTCCGCATCCGTACCGGCGAAAAAGATCTCGAAGCGATTTAA
- the rplB gene encoding 50S ribosomal protein L2, protein MGIRSFRPLTPGTRQAAISDFKEITKTEPEKSLTHRKHSKQGRNNRGVVTSRHRGGGHKRLYRIIDFRRDKRDIPATVAAIEYDPNRNARIALLFYKDGEKRYIIAPAGLGVGDTVIAGENAPFEVGNALPLSRIPLGTEVHNIELVPGRGGQMVRAAGGFAQVVAKEGDYVTIRLPSKEVRMIRRECYATIGKVGNAEARNISLGKAGRTRHRGQRPHVRGSVMNPVDHPHGGGEGRAPIGRSGPMTPWGKPALGRKTRNKKKRSSDLIVRRRNQG, encoded by the coding sequence ATGGGTATTCGTTCTTTTAGACCCTTAACCCCCGGGACAAGGCAGGCGGCCATCTCCGACTTTAAAGAGATCACCAAAACCGAACCGGAAAAGTCCCTAACTCATCGCAAACACAGCAAACAAGGGCGTAATAATCGCGGTGTCGTTACCAGTCGTCACCGGGGCGGCGGCCATAAACGCCTCTACCGGATTATCGATTTTCGTCGCGATAAACGGGATATTCCCGCCACAGTAGCGGCGATCGAGTACGATCCTAACCGTAACGCCCGCATTGCCCTGCTTTTCTACAAAGACGGGGAAAAACGCTACATCATCGCCCCCGCCGGTTTAGGTGTTGGTGATACCGTCATCGCCGGAGAAAACGCTCCCTTCGAGGTCGGTAATGCCCTACCCTTAAGTCGCATCCCCCTAGGGACAGAAGTTCATAACATCGAACTCGTCCCCGGTCGCGGTGGTCAAATGGTGCGGGCTGCTGGTGGTTTCGCCCAAGTGGTAGCCAAAGAAGGCGATTACGTTACCATCCGCCTCCCCTCCAAAGAAGTACGCATGATCCGGCGTGAATGCTACGCCACCATCGGAAAAGTCGGTAACGCCGAAGCGAGAAACATCAGTCTCGGTAAAGCCGGTCGTACCCGTCACCGCGGTCAACGCCCCCATGTTCGGGGTAGCGTCATGAACCCAGTGGATCACCCGCACGGAGGTGGAGAGGGTCGCGCTCCGATCGGACGTTCCGGCCCGATGACTCCCTGGGGTAAACCCGCCCTCGGTCGCAAAACTCGCAACAAGAAAAAACGCAGTAGCGATCTGATCGTGCGCCGTCGTAACCAGGGTTAG
- the rplX gene encoding 50S ribosomal protein L24, whose product MSKKNIQTPPQRQKMHVKKGDVVQVIAGSDKGKVGEILRALPQESTVVVKGVNIRTKHTKPQQEGESGQILTYEAPIHSSKVMLYSEKKKIASRVGYTFTEDGRKVRILKKTGEIID is encoded by the coding sequence ATGAGTAAGAAAAACATTCAAACCCCACCCCAAAGGCAAAAAATGCACGTTAAAAAAGGGGATGTCGTTCAAGTAATCGCTGGTTCCGATAAGGGCAAAGTGGGCGAAATTTTACGCGCTTTGCCCCAAGAAAGTACCGTGGTGGTCAAGGGAGTTAATATCCGCACCAAACATACTAAACCCCAACAGGAAGGAGAATCGGGTCAAATCCTTACCTACGAAGCACCGATTCACAGTTCCAAAGTGATGCTTTATTCCGAGAAGAAAAAAATCGCCAGTCGGGTGGGTTATACCTTTACCGAAGACGGTCGGAAAGTGCGGATACTGAAGAAAACTGGCGAAATTATTGATTAG
- the rplN gene encoding 50S ribosomal protein L14: protein MIQQQTYLNVADNSGARKLMCLRVLGTGNCTYGGIGDKIIAVVKDAIPNMPVKKSDVVTAVIVRTRQTVRRDSGMSIRFDDNAAVIINNDGNPKGTRVFGPVARELRDKNYTKIVSLAPEVL, encoded by the coding sequence GTGATTCAACAACAAACCTACTTAAATGTCGCTGACAATAGCGGGGCGCGGAAACTGATGTGTCTGCGGGTGCTGGGAACAGGTAACTGTACCTACGGTGGCATCGGTGACAAAATTATCGCCGTGGTTAAGGACGCTATCCCCAATATGCCCGTGAAAAAATCCGATGTGGTCACTGCGGTGATTGTGCGGACCCGTCAAACCGTCCGTCGCGATAGCGGCATGAGCATTCGTTTTGATGATAACGCCGCCGTGATTATTAATAATGACGGTAATCCCAAAGGTACTAGGGTTTTTGGTCCTGTCGCTCGGGAATTGCGCGATAAAAACTACACCAAAATTGTTTCCTTAGCCCCAGAAGTTCTCTGA
- the rpsQ gene encoding 30S ribosomal protein S17 codes for MAVKERVGVVVSDKMDKTVVVAIENRSPHPKYGKIVVKTQKFKAHDEENQAKQGDRVRIRETRPLSKTKRWQVAEILTDN; via the coding sequence ATGGCAGTTAAAGAAAGAGTTGGGGTAGTGGTCAGCGACAAAATGGATAAAACCGTAGTGGTAGCCATTGAAAACCGCTCTCCTCACCCTAAATACGGCAAAATCGTCGTGAAAACCCAGAAATTTAAGGCTCACGACGAAGAAAATCAAGCCAAACAAGGCGATCGAGTTCGTATTCGTGAAACCCGCCCCCTCAGTAAAACCAAACGTTGGCAAGTGGCGGAAATATTAACCGATAATTAA
- the rpmC gene encoding 50S ribosomal protein L29, whose product MALPKIAEVRKMSDDDIADAILDAKKKLFELRLQQATRRLEKTHEFKHTRHRLGQLLTVERERQLAQSTPEA is encoded by the coding sequence ATGGCTCTGCCGAAAATCGCCGAAGTGAGGAAGATGAGCGATGACGACATCGCTGATGCTATCCTCGATGCCAAAAAGAAACTGTTTGAATTGCGTTTGCAACAGGCCACCCGCCGCTTGGAAAAAACCCACGAATTCAAACACACCCGCCACCGTCTTGGCCAATTATTGACCGTAGAACGGGAGCGCCAACTAGCCCAGTCCACCCCGGAGGCATAA
- the rplV gene encoding 50S ribosomal protein L22, translated as MTIDTSNEVKAIARYIRMSPLKVRRVLDQIRGRSYREALIILEFMPYRACDPILKVLRSAVANAENNEGLDPATLVVSQAFADGGPTLKRFRPRAQGRAYQIRKPTCHITVAVAPSNKD; from the coding sequence ATGACCATCGATACCTCTAACGAAGTCAAAGCGATCGCCCGCTATATTCGGATGTCACCCCTGAAAGTCAGACGGGTACTCGATCAGATTCGCGGTCGCTCCTATCGGGAAGCCCTAATTATTCTCGAATTTATGCCCTACCGGGCCTGTGATCCGATTCTCAAAGTCCTGCGTTCCGCCGTTGCCAACGCCGAAAATAACGAAGGACTCGATCCCGCCACTTTAGTAGTTAGCCAAGCCTTTGCCGATGGCGGACCGACCCTAAAACGGTTTCGACCCCGGGCCCAAGGCCGCGCCTACCAAATTCGCAAACCCACCTGTCATATCACCGTCGCCGTCGCTCCTAGCAACAAAGACTAA
- the rplE gene encoding 50S ribosomal protein L5, with amino-acid sequence MSQKLKTTYQETIVPKLKEQFGYTNIHQVPKVIKITVNRGLGEASQNAKALESSKEELSTITGQQPVVTRAKKAIAGFKIREGMPVGVMVTLRGDRMYAFLDRLINLALPRIRDFRGISGNSFDGRGNYSLGIREQLIFPEIEYDKIDQIRGMDISIITTAKNDEEGRALLKEMGMPFR; translated from the coding sequence ATGAGCCAAAAACTAAAAACCACCTATCAAGAAACCATTGTTCCGAAACTGAAAGAACAATTTGGTTATACCAATATCCACCAAGTACCTAAAGTTATCAAAATTACTGTTAACCGCGGTCTTGGGGAAGCTTCACAAAACGCCAAAGCTTTGGAGTCTTCCAAGGAGGAACTGTCCACCATCACCGGACAACAACCGGTAGTGACTAGAGCTAAAAAAGCGATCGCTGGTTTCAAAATTCGCGAAGGAATGCCCGTGGGTGTGATGGTGACATTGCGCGGCGATCGAATGTACGCTTTTTTAGACCGTCTAATTAATCTGGCCCTACCACGTATTCGCGACTTTCGCGGTATCAGTGGTAACAGTTTTGATGGTCGTGGTAACTACAGTTTAGGCATTCGTGAACAGTTGATCTTCCCTGAAATTGAATACGACAAAATCGATCAAATTCGTGGGATGGACATCTCAATCATCACCACCGCTAAAAACGACGAAGAAGGACGCGCCCTCCTCAAAGAGATGGGAATGCCCTTTAGATAA
- a CDS encoding phosphoribosyltransferase, with product MTYLLKDRRSAGRLLASYLTEYTNSAGVLVLALPRGGVPIAFEIAQRLHLPLDLCLVRKLGVPERKELAFGAIGQNGVRVINESIVDDLHLSEAMMERVAKEEMLELERRDRLYRGERPFPVLAGKTIILVDDGIATGATIKAAILTLKAGNPAAIIIAVPVAPPEVCDQLEKLVDRVICLHKPYELRSISLWYEDFSQTSDEEVQTLLASVDSSLIPV from the coding sequence ATGACTTATCTGCTCAAAGATCGGCGGTCGGCTGGGAGACTATTAGCTAGTTACTTGACAGAATATACCAATAGTGCTGGGGTGCTAGTTTTGGCTTTGCCCCGGGGTGGGGTTCCGATCGCCTTTGAAATTGCCCAAAGGTTACACTTGCCTTTAGATCTGTGTTTGGTGCGAAAATTAGGTGTACCGGAGCGCAAAGAGTTAGCTTTTGGGGCGATCGGTCAAAATGGGGTGCGGGTAATCAATGAAAGTATCGTTGACGACTTGCACCTATCGGAGGCGATGATGGAACGGGTAGCAAAGGAAGAAATGCTCGAATTAGAGCGACGCGATCGCTTGTATCGAGGTGAACGCCCCTTTCCAGTCTTGGCGGGAAAAACGATTATTCTAGTAGATGATGGGATCGCTACGGGAGCAACGATTAAAGCGGCGATTCTGACCCTTAAAGCTGGGAATCCCGCTGCTATTATTATTGCTGTTCCTGTTGCCCCACCGGAAGTCTGTGATCAATTAGAAAAATTAGTCGATCGAGTAATTTGCCTACATAAACCCTACGAATTGAGATCAATTTCTCTTTGGTACGAAGATTTTTCCCAAACCAGCGATGAGGAGGTGCAAACACTTTTAGCCAGCGTCGATAGTTCTTTGATTCCAGTTTAG
- the rpsS gene encoding 30S ribosomal protein S19, with the protein MGRSLKKGPFVAGHLMEKIEKLNAQGSKQVIKTWSRASTIIPDMVGHTIAVHNGKQHVPVYVSEQMVGHKLGEFAPTRTFRGHAKSDKKAGRK; encoded by the coding sequence ATGGGTCGTTCACTGAAAAAGGGGCCATTTGTCGCCGGCCACCTGATGGAAAAAATCGAAAAACTCAACGCCCAGGGCAGTAAACAAGTGATTAAAACTTGGTCCCGGGCCTCGACCATCATTCCCGATATGGTCGGTCACACGATCGCCGTTCACAACGGCAAACAGCACGTTCCCGTCTACGTTTCCGAGCAGATGGTCGGTCATAAACTCGGTGAATTCGCTCCCACCCGCACCTTCCGCGGCCACGCCAAGAGCGACAAAAAAGCAGGACGGAAATAG
- the rplD gene encoding 50S ribosomal protein L4, translating to MVNYTVKNWQGEEAGTGTLELKTAKPETAKHLIHRVVVSHLAAARQGNASTKTRSEVRGGGRKPWRQKGTGRARAGSIRSPLWRGGGVIFGPKPRDFEVKVNRKEKRLALRTALISQSDNFIVVESFAEQFSQPKTKELTAALSRWGASPEEKILLILTEIPENVYLSGRNICNLKIIRADSLNVYDVILADRVIATAAALAKIEEVYGA from the coding sequence ATGGTTAACTACACAGTCAAAAATTGGCAAGGGGAAGAAGCGGGAACAGGCACCCTGGAACTGAAAACCGCTAAACCCGAAACCGCCAAACATCTAATTCACCGCGTCGTCGTCAGCCATCTAGCGGCGGCCCGCCAAGGTAATGCCTCCACCAAAACCCGCTCGGAAGTGCGCGGCGGTGGTCGCAAACCCTGGCGGCAAAAAGGCACCGGTCGCGCCCGGGCTGGTTCGATCCGTTCTCCCCTCTGGCGTGGTGGCGGTGTCATCTTCGGACCAAAACCGAGAGATTTTGAGGTTAAGGTCAATCGCAAAGAGAAAAGATTAGCCCTGAGAACCGCTTTGATCAGCCAGTCCGATAACTTTATCGTTGTTGAAAGCTTCGCCGAACAGTTCTCCCAACCCAAAACTAAAGAACTCACCGCTGCCTTAAGTCGCTGGGGAGCCAGTCCAGAGGAAAAAATTCTGCTGATTTTGACGGAAATTCCCGAAAATGTCTATTTATCGGGACGTAATATCTGCAATCTCAAAATTATTCGCGCCGATAGTCTCAACGTCTATGATGTCATCCTAGCCGATCGAGTTATCGCCACCGCCGCAGCCCTAGCTAAAATTGAGGAGGTCTATGGTGCTTAA
- a CDS encoding prepilin peptidase gives METLFHLVTFAFVFAFGASVGSFLNVVIYRLPQGISLVYPPSHCPKCHHRLGKSENIPVLGWLWLGGRCRWCRTPISVRYPAIETFTGLLFCLVLGDFSFSWQTLGYWILLSWLLALALIDFDTMTLPNSLTQSGLVLGIVFQTLLGWQNNQTVIYLFSAIASAVLGVWLFDLIRWGGSFALRQQAMGGGDAKLAAMIGAWLGWQALLVTAFLACAIGAAIGMTGIFLGKMGKKQAIPFGPFLALGALMSVFWSDKIISAYQTIFFPFL, from the coding sequence ATGGAAACCCTCTTTCATCTAGTTACTTTTGCCTTTGTCTTCGCTTTTGGTGCCTCGGTGGGCAGTTTTTTAAACGTGGTCATCTATAGATTACCTCAGGGGATATCTCTAGTTTATCCTCCTTCCCACTGTCCGAAATGTCACCATAGGTTGGGGAAAAGCGAGAATATACCCGTTTTAGGCTGGTTATGGCTAGGGGGTCGCTGTCGCTGGTGTAGAACCCCGATTTCTGTCCGTTATCCAGCGATCGAAACTTTTACCGGTTTATTATTTTGTCTGGTTTTAGGAGATTTTAGCTTTTCTTGGCAGACCCTCGGCTATTGGATTCTCCTCAGTTGGTTATTAGCTTTAGCTTTGATTGATTTTGACACGATGACGCTTCCTAACTCCCTCACCCAATCGGGATTAGTTTTAGGGATAGTTTTTCAGACTCTCTTGGGTTGGCAAAATAATCAAACTGTTATCTATCTCTTTTCAGCGATCGCTAGTGCGGTTTTAGGAGTCTGGTTATTCGATCTGATCCGGTGGGGGGGAAGTTTTGCCCTCAGACAACAGGCCATGGGGGGAGGGGACGCGAAATTAGCGGCCATGATCGGTGCTTGGTTAGGATGGCAAGCATTATTAGTCACCGCTTTTTTGGCCTGCGCTATCGGGGCGGCCATCGGGATGACGGGCATTTTTCTCGGTAAAATGGGGAAAAAACAAGCTATACCCTTCGGTCCATTTCTTGCCCTCGGCGCTCTGATGAGTGTATTTTGGAGTGATAAGATCATCTCAGCCTATCAAACCATTTTTTTCCCTTTCTTGTAA
- the rplP gene encoding 50S ribosomal protein L16 — translation MLSPKRTKFRKQQRGRMRGLATGGNTINFGDFALQATEPCWITSRQIEAARRAMTRYIRRGGKIWIRVFPDKPVTQRAAETRMGSGKGSPEFWVAVVKPGFIMFEIAGVAEPVAREAMRLAAQKLPIKTKFITREEDFV, via the coding sequence ATGTTAAGTCCCAAAAGAACAAAATTCCGCAAACAACAGCGCGGACGGATGCGCGGGCTGGCCACCGGCGGAAATACGATTAATTTCGGCGATTTCGCCCTGCAAGCCACCGAACCCTGTTGGATTACTTCCCGTCAAATCGAAGCCGCCAGACGGGCAATGACTCGTTATATTCGTCGGGGTGGCAAAATCTGGATTCGCGTTTTTCCCGATAAACCCGTCACCCAACGAGCCGCAGAAACTCGGATGGGTTCCGGGAAAGGTTCCCCCGAATTCTGGGTGGCCGTGGTTAAACCGGGGTTCATTATGTTTGAAATTGCCGGGGTAGCCGAACCGGTAGCCCGGGAAGCAATGCGCCTAGCCGCCCAAAAATTACCGATTAAGACCAAATTTATCACTCGCGAGGAGGATTTTGTCTAA
- the rplC gene encoding 50S ribosomal protein L3 → MSIGILGTKLGMTQIFDNKTGVAIPVTVVQAGPCPVTQVKTKKTDGYESIQVGYKTVKEKALNKPLLGHLAKAGVSPLRHLIEYRIEDASAYTLGQEITAAIFQEGDLVDVAGTTIGRGFSGYQKRHNFKRGNMTHGSKNHRLPGSTGAGTTPGRVFPGKRMAGQYGSTQVTIRKLSVVKIDSERNLILIKGAVPGKPGTLLNITPAKKFGK, encoded by the coding sequence GTGTCTATCGGTATCCTCGGTACAAAACTGGGCATGACCCAAATCTTCGACAACAAAACGGGAGTCGCCATTCCCGTCACCGTCGTTCAAGCCGGTCCGTGTCCCGTCACCCAAGTCAAAACTAAAAAAACCGACGGTTATGAATCCATCCAAGTGGGGTACAAAACCGTCAAAGAAAAAGCCCTCAACAAACCGCTGCTCGGTCATTTAGCCAAAGCCGGTGTCTCCCCCCTGCGGCATTTAATCGAATACCGCATCGAGGACGCATCCGCTTACACTTTAGGACAAGAAATTACCGCCGCTATCTTCCAAGAAGGCGATTTAGTCGATGTGGCTGGAACCACCATCGGACGGGGTTTCTCCGGCTATCAAAAACGCCATAACTTCAAACGCGGTAACATGACCCACGGTTCCAAAAACCACCGTCTCCCCGGTTCCACTGGTGCCGGTACTACCCCCGGCCGCGTTTTCCCGGGTAAGAGAATGGCCGGACAATACGGATCAACCCAAGTGACCATCCGCAAACTGTCCGTGGTCAAAATCGATAGCGAACGCAACCTGATCCTGATCAAAGGAGCCGTCCCGGGTAAACCAGGAACCCTGTTAAACATCACCCCCGCCAAGAAATTTGGTAAATAG
- a CDS encoding DUF4079 domain-containing protein, translated as MNQSLSDALEPIAAAFRSLGTPEPIVHWGHPVMMGIVVLVMGSYTAYAGWQSRLSQDGEVVAKNRADHRKLAPWLFLFIALGYTGGVLSLVMQKHPILESSHFWTGSIAIGLLAFNGLLSLTGFAGGKKELLRTIHAYIGSIALILLLVHGVFGLQLGLSL; from the coding sequence ATGAATCAAAGTTTAAGTGATGCGCTAGAGCCGATCGCCGCTGCCTTTCGCAGTCTCGGAACTCCCGAACCGATCGTTCATTGGGGACATCCAGTCATGATGGGGATTGTGGTTTTAGTTATGGGTAGTTATACTGCCTATGCCGGTTGGCAAAGCCGTTTAAGCCAAGATGGGGAAGTAGTAGCCAAAAATCGGGCTGATCACCGCAAACTCGCCCCTTGGCTGTTTTTATTTATCGCTCTCGGTTACACCGGTGGTGTTTTATCCCTAGTCATGCAGAAACATCCCATCCTCGAAAGCAGCCATTTCTGGACAGGATCGATCGCGATCGGTTTATTAGCTTTCAATGGATTATTATCCCTCACTGGCTTTGCTGGCGGGAAAAAAGAACTTTTACGGACTATTCACGCCTATATCGGCAGCATTGCCCTGATTTTACTGCTAGTTCACGGTGTTTTCGGTCTTCAGTTGGGATTATCTCTCTAG
- the rpsC gene encoding 30S ribosomal protein S3, whose protein sequence is MGQKIHPLGFRLGVIKDHKSCWYADAKRYPELVQEDRRIREYVEKNLANAGIADIRIERKADQVDISIHTARPGVVVGRGGTGIEQLRLGLQKTLGSQRQIRINVIEVARVDADANLIAEYIAQQLERRVSFRRVVRQAIQRAQRAEVKGIKIQVSGRLNGAEIARTEWVREGRVPLHTLRADIDYSYKTASTIYGILGVKVWIFKGEIIPGQEEIAAAVPAQAPRRQQRRRQQFEDRSSEG, encoded by the coding sequence ATGGGACAAAAAATCCATCCCCTCGGTTTTCGTCTCGGCGTTATCAAAGATCACAAATCCTGCTGGTATGCCGACGCGAAACGTTACCCCGAATTAGTGCAAGAAGATCGCCGCATTCGTGAATACGTCGAAAAAAACCTCGCTAATGCCGGTATCGCCGATATTCGCATCGAACGCAAGGCCGATCAAGTAGATATCTCCATCCACACCGCTCGCCCCGGGGTCGTCGTCGGTCGTGGTGGCACGGGAATCGAACAGCTGCGCCTAGGTTTACAAAAAACCCTCGGTAGCCAGCGTCAAATTCGCATTAACGTCATCGAAGTGGCTCGCGTTGATGCCGATGCCAACCTGATCGCCGAATACATCGCCCAGCAACTAGAAAGACGGGTTTCCTTCCGTCGTGTGGTTCGGCAAGCCATCCAACGGGCGCAAAGGGCCGAAGTCAAAGGGATCAAAATTCAAGTTAGCGGTCGTCTGAACGGGGCAGAAATCGCTCGGACTGAATGGGTGCGGGAAGGACGAGTTCCCCTGCATACCCTGCGGGCCGATATCGATTACTCCTATAAAACCGCCAGCACCATCTACGGGATTCTAGGGGTGAAAGTTTGGATCTTTAAGGGCGAAATTATCCCCGGTCAAGAAGAAATTGCCGCCGCCGTTCCCGCTCAAGCACCGCGCCGTCAACAGCGTCGCCGTCAACAGTTTGAAGATCGCTCTAGTGAGGGCTGA
- a CDS encoding 50S ribosomal protein L23, whose translation MVLKTEARQLADLILKPIVTEKATLLLEQNKYVFDVALKATKPEIQAAIELLFDVKVTKVNTSRPSRQKKRVGRFLGYKPQYKRAIVTLAQGDSIALYPDV comes from the coding sequence ATGGTGCTTAAAACTGAAGCCAGACAACTCGCCGATCTGATCCTAAAGCCGATCGTGACCGAGAAAGCCACCCTACTCCTAGAACAAAATAAATACGTCTTCGATGTCGCCTTGAAAGCGACTAAGCCGGAAATTCAAGCGGCGATCGAATTGCTGTTTGACGTGAAAGTAACGAAAGTGAACACCAGCCGCCCCTCTCGTCAGAAAAAACGCGTCGGCCGTTTCCTCGGTTACAAACCCCAATACAAACGCGCGATCGTGACCCTAGCGCAAGGCGACTCGATCGCCCTCTATCCCGACGTATAA
- a CDS encoding YkvA family protein has translation MKPIVESFYNWYSGKISHPKYRWIIILGTMVYLFSPLDISPDVFPIIGWIDDGIVLTLLTTELSRLVLDYRTRRPGGVKNQTEVSSPTNTVDTDAVEVKS, from the coding sequence ATGAAACCGATTGTTGAATCTTTTTACAACTGGTACAGCGGCAAAATCAGTCACCCTAAATATCGTTGGATTATCATTCTGGGAACTATGGTTTATCTTTTTAGTCCCCTCGATATTTCTCCTGACGTTTTCCCGATTATTGGTTGGATCGATGATGGGATCGTCCTCACCCTTTTAACCACGGAATTATCGCGATTAGTTCTTGATTATCGCACTCGCCGTCCAGGAGGAGTCAAGAATCAAACCGAAGTTTCTTCCCCAACCAATACCGTTGATACCGATGCCGTAGAAGTCAAAAGTTAG